A stretch of DNA from Streptomyces rubradiris:
TCGCCGCACCGCGCAGAAGGAAACCCGCCATGACCATCGAATTCGACGCCGCTGTCTTCAGGACGCCGAACGAACCACTGACCGTCGAACGAGTGACCCTTCCCTCGACGCCTCCGCCCGGCGAGGTACTCGTACGGCTCAAGGCGAGCGGAGTGTGCCACAGCGACCTGCACGTGCTCCTGGGCGAATGGGAAGTTCCCTCGCCGATGATCCTCGGCCACGAGGGGTCCGGGATCGTCGAGAGCGTCGGCGAAGGCGTCACGACGCTGAAGAAGGGCGACCACGTCGTGCTGTCCTGGACGCCTTCATGTCGCCGCTGCCGCTACTGCATCAGCGGCAGACCCGTCCTGTGTGACATGGTCAGCCGGCACTCGGCGCACCACCTCTCGTTCGACGGTCGTACCCGGATCACGTCCGTGGACGAGGGCGACGTCTACAGCTTCGCGGGCCTCGGAACGTTCGGCCAGTACACCCTCGTACCCGAATCGGCCGCGATCACCATCCGGGACGACGCCCCCGTTCCCGCAGTCGGCCTTGGTCGGATGCGCCGTCACGACCGGCGTCGGCGCGGCCGTCAACACCGCCGGCGTGCGGCCGAGCGACACCGTGCTGGTCCTCGGCTGCGGAGGCGTCGGGCTGAACGCGATCCAGGGGGCCCGGCTCGCCGGCGCCCGGAGGATCATCGCTGCGGACATCTCCGACGAGAAGCTCGAGCAGACACGCGTCTTCGGTGCGACCGACTTGATCAACAGCGCCCGCGAGAATCTCGCCGACAGGGTGCGGCAACTCACCGACGGACGCGGCGTGGAGATCGCCATCGAGGCCATCGGGCTGCCCCGCACCATCGAGTCGGCCTACGAGGTCCTGGCCCGAGGCGGCACGGCGGTAGTCGCCGGGCAAGTGGCGGACGGCATGAGGATCTCCATCGACCCGTTCGTCATGTCCGATCAGGAACTGTCGCTCATCGGTTCGAACTACGGCTCCAGCAAGCCGGACACCGATTTCCCCATGCTGATCGACCACTACATGAACAGCCGCATCGACCTGGACTCCCTCGTGACGAGCGTGATCGGTCTCCAGGACATCAACGAGGCGTTCGACCAGATGAAGCGCGGCATCGGCATCCGCTCGGTGATCACGTACTGAAAGGCAGGGAAGATCTCATGGCCCTGGAATCATCACGCTCGGCTTTCGAGCGAGCCCGCCGCAGCGTCGGCGGGGGTGTGGGGTCGGGCCTGCGCGCCGCGATGCCTCCCCACCCGCTCTTCGTGCGTGAGGCGCGGGGCGCGTACGTCTGGGACCTGGACGGCGACCGGTACGTCGACTACGTGATGGCCTGGGGCCCGCTCGTCCTCGGTCACGGCGACCCGCGCGTGGTGTCCGCGGTGTCCGAGGTCGCGGCGAAGATGCAGGTCGTCGGCACTGGCCACCCGCTCGAGTATCTCGCTGCGGAAGCGGTTCTCGAGGCCGTGCCGCACGGCGAGCGACTGCTGTGGAGCAACACGGGGACCGAAGCGGTGCAGGTGGCGCTGCGCCTCGCGCGGGCCGCCACCGGGCGGCGCCGCGTCCTGAAGTTCGCCAAGAGCTACCACGGCTGGCACGACACCGTGTACGCCGGGATGTCCGAGGACGACTGCGACCGCCCCGCCACCCCCGGCGGACCGGGGCAGTCGGCCAGCGTGCTGGACGATCTGGTCGTGGCGCGCTTCAACGACGTACAGCTGGCCGAGCGCCTGCTGAGCGAGTCCGCCGAGCGCGACATCGCGGCCGTGCTGGTCGACCCGGTGATGAGCAACGCAGGCGTCGAAGTACCCTCACCGCAGTTTCTGTCGACGCTGCGAACCCTCTGCGACCGGCACGGTGTCGTCCTCGTCTTCGACGAGGTGATCGCCGGGTTCCGGATCGCACGGGGCGGGGCGGCCGAGAAGTACGGTGTGCTGCCCGACCTGTCCGTCTTCGGGAAGGCGATGGCCGGCGGCTTCACCCAGAGCGCCGTCGTCGGCCGGGCCGAACTGGTCGATCAGGTGACGGCCGGCGTCGTGCACGCCGGAACCTTCAACGCCAACCCGGTCGCACTGGCAGCCGTCACGGCGACGATGCGCGTCCTGGCCGATCCCTCGGTGTATGAGCTGCTCGAACGGACCTCGTCCGAGTTCGAAGCCCTCGTCGGCGGCGCCCTCGGTTCATCTGCCGACTTCGGCCGCTTCAACCGGGTCGGCTCGCTCCTCCAGTACGTCCCCGCCGGTGGAGCCACCCAACTCCACGGGACCAGCGGGCTCTGGACCGTGATCCTCGAAGAGATGCTGCGTCAAGGCTTCCTGTTCATGCCGTCCGGCAAGGTCTTCATCAGCACGGCACACACCACCGCCGACATCGAGGCGACAGCCGAGGCCCTCGACCGGCTGCTGCGGCGGCTGTGACGTCCGCGTCCAGCCGCGCGTAATCCCCAACCGCTCCGAGCCGGTCCGCGTGGTCCCTTCCCGGCGGCCGGCCCACCTTCCCGGAAGACACCATGCTGAACCTCTCGGTCATGCTCGAGGAATCCGCCCGCACACACCCGGACCGGGACGCCATCGTCCTCGGCACGACGCGACTCACCTACGCTCAGGTCGAGGCAGCCGCCAACCAGGTCGCCAACCTTCTGGTCGACCGGTGCATCCGGCCCGGCGACAAGGTCGCGATCAGTTGCCCGAACGTGCCCTACTTCCCGATCGTCTACTACGGGATCCTCAAGGCCGGCGCCGTCGTCGTACCACTCAACATCCTGCTCAAGAGCCGGGAGATCGCCTATCACCTCGCCGACTCGGGGGCGAAGGCGTACTTCTGCTTCGAGGGTGACGCCGGCCTGCCGATGGGCACGGAGGGACGCGCCGGATTCGACGAGACCACGGGCTGCGAGCACTTCTTCCTCGTCACCGCCGGCCCCGAGGCGGAAAGCCCGATCGAGGGCGTCGAGACCATGGGCGCCGCGCTGCAGGGTACTGCGACGACGTTCGACAGTATCGCGACGTCGGGGGACGACCCGGCGGTGCTCCTCTACACGAGCGGTACGACAGGACAGGCGAAGGGCGCCGAACTCAGCCACGCCAACCTCGTTCTCAACGCCCTGGCGTGCAACCGGCTGCTGGAGAACCGGCCCGCCCTGGACACTCACCTGGTCGTGTTGCCGCTGTTCCACTCCTTCGGCGCGACCGTGCAGATGAACGCCGGCTTCTCGACGGCGAGCACCCTGGTGCTGCTGCCACGATTCGACGCCCGGCAGGCGGTGTCCCTGATGCGGCAGGAGGACATCACCTTCTTCGCGGGCGTCCCCACCATGTGGTGGGGCCTGCTGCAGGCGCTCACCGAGGACGTCGACGTCGCGCGGATCGCCCGGAACCTGCGCGTCGGTGTCTCCGGCGGTGCCTCGCTCCCTGCCGAGATCATCAAGCAGGTCAGGGAACGACTGGGCGTCCGGGTCCTGGAGGGCTACGGCCTCTCCGAGACCTCGCCGGTGGTGACCTTCAGCGATCCGGCGCGAGAGCCGCGGCCCGGCTCCATCGGCGTGCCCATCTGGGGCGTGGAGGTCAAGCTCGTCACGCCGGACTGGTCGGAGGTCGAGGACGACGGCACAGGGAGTGCCATCGGGGAGATCGCGGTCAAGGGCCACAACGTCATGAAGGGCTACCACGGCCGCCCCGGGGCCACCGCCGATGCCATCAGGGACGGCTGGTTCCGCACCGGTGACCTGGCCCGCAGGGACGCGGACGGCTTCTACTACGTCGTCGACCGGGCGAAGGACCTGATCATCCGTGGTGGCTTCAATGTGTACCCGCGCGAGATCGAGGAGGTCCTGATGACGCACCCCGCGATCAGCCTCGCCGCGGTCGTCGGCGTGCCGCACGAAAGCCACGGTGAGGAGATCAAGGCGTTCGTCATCCTCGACCGCGGCGCCGAGGCCCGTCCCGACGAGCTGATCGCCTGGGGCAGGGAGCAGATGGCCGGCTACAAGTACCCGCGCATCGTGGAGATCGTGCAGACCCTGCCGATGACGTCCACCGGGAAGATCCTCAAGCGCGGACTCACGTGACCGGCACGCCAAGCGCATGGACATGGGTGGGAAGGACGGCAGATGGCAGTGGATGACAGCCGGCGGACGGGCACGTCCCCTGACGGGTCCGGCACGGGGACGGATGCGGTTCCCGACTCGCTCGTGGCCGTCTGGAAGACACGCGTGGCGAGGAACCCGGACGGCACAGCGCTCCGATTCTTCGACGGCGCTCTGTCCGCGCAGGAGGTGGACGCGGCGTCGGACGCCCTGGCTGCCGCGTTCGAGGCCCGCGGAACCGGCCGGGGTGATCGCGTCGGCGTGTACCTGCAGAACATCCCGCAGTACGCGCTGGTGCTGCTGGCCCTGTGGAAACTGGGGGCCACGGCACTGGGGCTCAATCCGATGTACCGGCGTCAGGAACTGCGCCGGATCATCGACGACTCCGGGGCGGTCGGGATTGTCTGTGCGGACTCGGACGTCCACGAGACGCTCGGCACGCTGGCGGGGAGCACGGTCCGATGGGTGGTCAGCACGTCGGCACTGGACTACCAGTCGAGGAACGATCCGCGGGTCTTCATGACGACGGAGCGCCACGCTGCGGCACCGGACGGCGACCTGGTGGCCCTGATCGGCGAGTTCGAGGGCCGCAGTCCCTCACCCGTGGAGCCGACCCGCGACGACGTCGCGTTCCTGACGTACACCTCGGGAACGACGGGGCCGCCGAAGGGTGCCATGAACACCCACGGCAACGTCCTGAGCGTGGTGGCGACGTGCGCGTCGTGGATGGGTGTGGGCGACGGGGACGTCGTGCTCGCCGTGGCCCCGCTGTTCCACATCACGGGCGCGGTGGTCAACGCCACGATCTCCCTGCTCACCGACACCACGCTCGTCCTCACGGGGCGGTTCCACCCCGCAGTGGCCCTGGACGCCTTCGCCGAGCACGGGGTGACCTACACCATCGGCTCCATCACCGCGTACAACGCCCTCTACGAGCTGCCGCAGGCCGGACCTGAGCACTTCGCGTCGGTGAAGGCCCTGTACTCCGGCGGCGCGCCGATCCCCCCGGCGACGGTCGAGCGGTTCCAGGAGCGATTCGGCGTCTACCTCCACAACGGCTACGGGATGACCGAGACGACGTCCGCCGTCATCGCCGTGCCTCCGGGGGACAGGGCCCCCGTGCATCTGCCGAGCGGCACGCTCTCCATCGGCAAGCCCCTGCCGCACCTCACCGCGCGCGTCGTGGACCCGCACGGTGACCCGGTGCCGAGCGGGGAACAGGGCGAACTGGAGTTGAGCGGGCCGCAGGTGGTGCCCGGGTACTGGGGCAAGCCCGAGGTCACCCGCCAGACGATGCCGGACGGCCGGCTCCGTACCGGTGATGTCGCCGTCATCGACGAGGAGGGCTGGGTCTACCTGGTGGACCGGCTCAAGGACCAGATCAACGTGTCCGGGTACAAGGTCTGGCCGCGTGAGGTGGAGGACGCTCTGTACGAGCACCCGTCGGTGCTGGAGGCAGCCGTCGTCGGGCAGCCGGACGCGTACCGCGGCGAGACCGTCGTCGCCTACGTCTCGCTCAAGGCGGGCCTGCACGCCACGGCAGAGGAGTTGATCGCCTTCTCCCGTGAGCGGCTGGCCGCTTACAAGTGCCCGCGTGAGATCCGTTTCCTCGCCGACCTGCCCAAGACGCAGAGCGGCAAGATCCGGCGTGCCGAGCTGCGCCGCATCGACGTCGCCGGGCCGATACCACCCTCCAAGGACTGATCGTTGAGCATCCTCACCGTCGACGGCGGCCTCACGGTCGCCGGCGGTACCGCGTGACGACCGCGCCCATCCGACAAAGGACAACCATGACTTTCCCTCACCTCCCGCCGGAGATCGCGGAGCTGCGTGAGCGCACTCGCCGGTTCATTCGCGAGGTCGTCATCGACGCCGAGCCCGCACCGGGCGGACGTCTCGACCAGACCACCCGTGACCGGCTGCAGGCCGCGGCGAAGGAGGCCGGTGTCTTCGCGCCACTCGTGCCGACGGAGTACGGCGGGTGGGGCCTGCCCATCGAGCACTGGTCACCGATCCTGCAGGAGGCCGGCTATTCGCCGATCGGTCCCGTGGCGCTCAACTGCATGGCACCCGACGAGGGGACATGCACGTGCTCAACCAGATCGCGACCGTGAGGCAGAAGAAGCGCTGTCTCGCGCCTCTGGCGGCGGGGGACGTCCGGTCGTGCTTCGGCATGACCGAGCCCCATCCCGGAGCGGGGTCCGACCCGGCGGCGCTGCGGACCACGGCCGTGCGGGCCGACGGCGGCTGGATCATCGACGGCCACAAGCGGTTCACCAGCGGGGCTGTCGGTGCCGGGTTCTGCGTCGTGATGGCGCGGACGCCGGCCGTCGACGGCTCCCCCGAAGGGGCCACCATGTTCCTCGTCGACATGACGAACCCCGGAATCCGGGTCGGCGAGGCGATCCACACTGTCGACCGCTCCATCGACGGCGGTCACCCGCACGTCCACCTGGAGGACTGCTTCGTCGCCGACGACGCGGTGCTCGGCGAGGTGGGGCTGGGATTCCGGTACGCACAGGTACGGCTCGGACCTGCGCGCCTCACACACTGCATGCGGTGGCTGGGGCTGGCGCGGCGGGCGCACGACATCGCGCTGGACCGGGCCGCGCGGCGTGAGCTGTTCGGCGGCCCGATCGACTCGCTCGGCCTGGCACAGCACCTCATCGCCGAGTCGGTGATCGACATCGAGACCTCCGACGCGATCATCACCAAGACCGCGGCTCTGCTGCACAGTGACCCGAAGGCGGGTTCGGCGATGTCGTCGGTGGCGAAGGTGCACTGTTCGGAGGCGGTCTTCCGGGTGGTCGACCGTGCCGTCCAGATCTGCGGAGGGGACGGGGTCTGCGACGGGCTCCCACTGGCGCAGTACCTCAACGAGGTCCGCCCGTTCCGGATCTACGACGGCTCCAACGAGACCCACCGGTGGGCCATCGCCCGCCGGGCATCGGCCGGCCGCAGCGCGGCGGTCCAGGCCGGTGAGCGGTACCGGGGCGACGCTGTCGTGGGCCGGAACGGAGGCTCGTGATGCACACCGCCCCCGACGGCGTGGGCCCGCTCGCGTGGCAGCGCATCGGCGACGGCCACTCCAACATCATCTACCTGCCGGCAGCGATCTTCTGCGAGGCCATCTACACCCGCTGGCAGCGTGGGGAGCGTCCCCACGACAAGACCTTCGGGCCGTCGCTCGAAACGGGTGTCCCCCGACTGCTGGAGCAGGCGGGGCGATACGCCGGCCAGAGAGAGATCTCGTGTCCTCCGCTTCCTCCCGGCATTCCCCCCGTGACACACGAGTGCTGGTCACTGTCAACGCGCTGCCGCTCGCCGTCGGTGTCCTGCTCTCCTGCTCCACGACCCTCGGAGAGACCTCCGTGTACGGACGTCTCACCCTCGGCATGGCGTGGGCGCTCACGCAGCTCGTCGTCCTCGTCGGCGGGACGTGGTGGCACGAGAGCCGGGCCGCGTCCTCGTGCGAGCCGACCCCGGTGACGACCGCTGCCTCTCGTTCGGTCGGAGGCACGTGGTGACGACGTGCCTCCTGAGCGTCGGCTCGCCCGACCTCATCGGCTCCGCCGCGAGGGGCGCGGTCATCACCGCTTTCTTCGTCTTCATCGGCCTCTGCCTTCTGTGGGTCTTCACCCTCGCCACTCAGGACGACGATCCGGAACGCCTCTACGTCGTCGGCCGGTCTCTCCCGCCCGTCTTCAACGGTGTCGCGATGGCGGGGGAACAGATCACGGTCGTCATCCTGGTCTCGTTGCCGGGAGCGATCGCCCTCTTCGGCTACGACGGTGTCTCGACCGCCGTCGACAGTGCCCTCGCACTCGGTGTCTTCCTGCTCCTCGCCTCCAGGATTCGCGCGACCCGTCGCTACACCCTCGGTGAGCTGTTCGCCCTGCGTGCCGAGGGACCGGGAACGCGGGTCGCCGGTGCGGTGGTGACGCTGTGCATCGCCGTACCCCTGCTCATGGTCCAACTGCGTGCCGGCGGCATCACCGCCGCTCTCCTGATCGGCATGCCGACCGAGACGGCCCAGGTGGTGTGCACGGTACTGATGGGATTCCTCATCACATGCTTCGCAGGAGTGGCTGATCTGCGCGGCACCAGTTTCATACAGGTCGCCAAGGTGCCCATAGCCCTGGCGACGCTCGCCGCACTGACCCTGCTGGCGCTCCGCCTGTTCGACTGGAGTCCTGAATCGCTGTTGTCGGCCGCCATGGACAAGAGCATGTCGCCGGATGACTACCTCAGCCCTGGGCTGTGGGCGCACACCGCCGACTTCGGTCCGCTCGGCACGATCAGCGACCACATCGTCGTCGTCCTCGGCACCGCGATGATGCCCCACCTGCTCCTGCGCGTCAGCGCCAGTCGGGACGCGTCCGCCGCGCGACGCTCATTGAGCGTCGCCGTAGGGCTGACCGGCCCCTTCTACCTGCTCCTGATCACGGCCGGTATCGCCGCTGCCGCGGTGGTGGGCAGCGGACAGATCGGAGTCGTCGACGTGAAGGGACAGGGAGCCCCGATCCTCCTGGCATCGGAGGTCCTCCCCCACCACTCCACGGGCCGGGTCGTGGTCATCGTCCTCGTGGCCTGTGTCGCCTTTCTCGCCGTCCTCACAGCCGTGGCAAGCGTGACCTTCGCCGCCGCCGTCTCCGTGGCCCGCGACCTGTTCGGGCAGAAGGGCCGCTCCAGGATCGGCATCGGAGAGCCGGCCGTCACACGACTGTCCGTTGTCGCGCTCTGCGCCGTCAGCCTTCTCCTCGCCACCGCCCTGTACCGCTACCCCATCGAGTTCCTCCTCGCCTTCTCGCTGAGCCTCGCGGCCACCTGTGTGTTCCCCGCACTCGTCTACTCCTTCCTGTGGGCCGGCTTCGACCGCCGAGGGCTGCTGTGGCTCGTCTACGGAGGGCTGTCCCTCTGCACACTCCTCCGTCCCGGCAGCCTTCCTCCTCGGATGGCTCGGCAGCGCGCGACCGTGGGAAAGGGCCGCACGAGCCCGGCGCACGGCGTTGAGGGAGGCACGGAGTCAGTGACACGTCCTGACTCCTGCCTCGACAACCGTGGGAGAGCGGCAGTGCGACCGGCGTGTGCATCGTGCACCGGGCCCGAACAAGGCAGGTGCTCGCTGTCGTTCTCGCCGACGGTCGTGGCTGGCGAAAGTAGCGCCACCAGCCACAGGAACAGCAAGGACGTTGAGGGAGAGAAGGCACATGACGACACAGAAGCAACGCCAGACCCTGACGTCGGTGGAGACCGACACGCCGACGGACGAGATCCTCAAGCTCCTGACCCGCGACGGAGGCGTCATCGTCAAGAACTTCCTGACGAAAGAGCAGATGAACCGCTTCAACGCCGAGATCGAGCCGCCGATGCAGGCGCTTCGCCCGGGCTCGACCCACGAGAACGAAATGGTGGCCGCGTTCCACGGCAGCAACACCAAGCGACTCACCAACCTGGTCACGCACAGCGCCACGTTCCGCAACGAGATCCTCGAACACTCCCTGGTCCACGAGGTCTGCGACCGGACCTTCCTCCCGGAGTCGGGCACGTACTGGATGACCACCGCGCAGGTGATCGAGATCGGCCCCCGCAGCCAGGCGCAGATGCTGCACAGGGACCTGGAGAACTGGTTCCCTTTCATCGGGATGGGGCCCGACGGTCCGGAGGTCACCCTCAACTTCCTGATCGCCCTGACCGACTTCACGGAGGAGAACGGCGCCACCCGAGTCATCCCCGGGAGCAACCACTGGAGCGACTTCGAGGACCGCGGGACTCCTGAGCAGACAGTTCCCGCGATCATGAACGCCGGAGACGCCCTTCTGTTCAGCGGCAAGACCGCGCACGGTGGCGGCGCGAACCAGACCAGCGACGAGTACCGGCGAGCCGTGGCCTTCGCCCTCAATCCGGGCTTCCTCACCGGCGAGGAGGCGTACCCCTTCCTGGTCGACAGGGAGGTCGCGAAGACGCTCTCGCCGCGTGTCCAACGCATACTCGGGTTCCGGTCCCAGTACCCGACGGGCTCTCCTGGCCTGTGGCAGGTCGACTACGCCGACCTGGGCGACTACCTCGGTCTCTGAGCCGACCCGATCGACTCACGCGCCCTGGCCGGCACCCTCTGCCGGTGGAATGGACGGGCCCGAGGGGCTTGCACGGTGTCGCAGCGAGGCACGGGTCTCACCGAGGAAGGCAGGGACCGTGCTGTGGTCAGGTGCGGCTCTCGCCTGATGCTGTGCGCTCGACGGGACCGCACGCTAGGGCGAGCAGTTTCCGCCAGTCGACCGGGGGTGCTGGTGGCGGTGCGCCGGGGCGGTCGCGTGGCAGCAGCACCCGTAGCGCGCGGGGCCGTACCGAGCACACGACCGGTGTGCGCAGCCACAATGCCTCCCCGTCGACCGCCACCGGAATCTGCACCTCCTCGCCGCCCCCCGTCTCCGGGGACTGCGGGCCTTTGGCCGTCACCTCGACCCGCCGCGCGGTCGTCACGGTGAGTCCCGGCGCCTGTGAGCCCCACAGGGCCAGCTGTGCCGCCTGTGCGGCGTTCGCCACCCTGATCCCGATCACACCCAGCTCACCGCCGTCGAGCGCGGGCCGGCGCCCGCCGCCGCTCAGCTCGTCGGGAGAGACATACGGGTTGTTGCTGATCAGCAGCGCCTGCTGGTCCGCGAGTCGGGTACCGTCCACCCACGCGTCGATCCGTCCCGCGCCCTCCCTGGCCAGCAGGTCCGGCATCAGCTTCAGTGCGGTGCCCGTCTTGTCGTCGCGGTACTCGGGGCTCTGCACGATGTCCGCGTACACGCCGAAGGACACCGTGTTGACGAAGGGACGGCCGGAGACGTCGCCGAGATCGACCCGGATCTCCTCGCCGTCGGTCAGGGCATCGAGGCAGCGGGCCGGGTCGGCGCGGTCGAGGCCGAGATCCATGGCGAAGTGATTGCGAGTGCCCGCGGAGATCACGAGGAACGGCAGTCCGTGTTCGGCGGCGACGGCCGCGACCAGCGCCTGAGTACCGTCGCCACCGGCGACACCGAGCAGGTCGGCACCGTCTTCTACGGCCTCTCGGGCCAGTCCGCCCACGTCGACCGGGACTGACGGGTCCAGCAGGATCACCCGCGCGCCCAGTCGCTCCGCCCGCTTCACGAGGTCGAAGCGGGTGACCTTGCCACCGCCCGACTTCGGATTCATGATCAGCACCGCCCGCCTCGGCGGACGTGCGCGTACGGACCGCTGCGACCGGGGCGGCCGCGCTCGGTGCAGCGCCGTGCGGCCGCAGGTCACCGCCGTCGCCCAGCACAGGCTGGAGATCAACGCGATCAGCCACAGACCGCTCCGCGCGTAGAACACGAGCACTCCGGCCGGCGCCCCGACGGCCACGAACGCGCCGAGCAGCCGCACGAGACCGCGCCGGGCCACGAGCCACCAGATGCCTGCGGCGCAGACCACGAGCCCGAGGATCCCGGCCATGACCACGAGCAGTCCGCCCCCGCTCAGCGCGAGCAGCAGCACCGCCACGGCGGCGGTTGCCGCCACCACGGCGAACCGCGCGAGCAGCCGGGCTGCCAGCCCGGCCCGCGACCGTGCCTTTCGTGTCCTGTCTATGGCCTTCTCCTGAAGGGGCTCTGATCCGTTCTGCCTCACCAGCCTGGCGTAGTGCCCCTGGCCGAGTGCGTCCCGGACGCCCGTACGGGTGAGCCGGTCGGTCGAGCGCGTGGAACCCCGGCGCGAGACAGCTGAGGGGCTGGCCCCCACTGACGAGGGGCGTACGCCGAGGGCTTCCCGTGCATTCACACTATGGGAACCGACGTCGATGCGTTCCTTGGCCAGCTGGCCCGCCACCTCAGGACCCAGGTGCAGAATCTGGCCGACCTGCTGCTCCAGCGCCTGAACGGCGAGCTCCCCAAACTGCGGGAGGGCAGCCTGCTGGTGCTGCACACCGATGGGCTGATCGCCGATCGCACGCGTGACGTGGATGTCGCACTCACCACACTGCACGATGTCCTCACCTCGGCGCCGGAGTCGCTGGAGGAGACCTGCGACCAGCTGCTGGCCGCACTGTTGCCCAGCCGACCCGCCGATGACGTCGCTCTGCTGATTGCCCGGACCCGAGCCCTCGATCCCGACCATGTCGCAGCGATCAACCTGCCGTCCGATCCAGCAGCCGTTTCCGGAGCCCGCCGCTTCGCGTCCGACGTACTGGCGGCCTGGGGGCTGGAGGAGATGTCGTTCACCACCGAGCTGGCCGTCAACGAACTGGTGACGAACGCGATCCGCTACGGCAACAGCCCCATCCAACTGCGACTGATCCTCCAGTCGACGCTCACCTGCGAGGTCTCCGACGCCAGCAGCACGGCCCCGCATCTGCGCCGCGCCCGGATCTTCCACGAAGGCGGCCGGGGCCTGCTGTTGGTGGCCCAGCTCACCGATCGCTGGGGCGCACGACACGGTCGTGAGGGAAAAGTCATCCGGGCCGAGCAGGCTCTCCCCGCCACCGGCGGGTCCGACCACTGAGCGAACGAAACACCGCTCGCACCTCAAGGGCGAGGGGCGTGCGACCAGGGCGTTCGCCCCGGCCGGTGGCAGAGCCCTCGATCGGACCGACTTGATCGATCGACTAAGTCGATATAGTTGGCGTATGGCTCATGTTTCCGCGGCGGAGCGCCGCCCCCAGTTGATCAAGGCGGCCATCGACCTCATGACGCGGGAGGGCGTCGCCGCGGGAAGCACCCGTGCCATCGCCGCGGAGCTCGGCGTCGCACAGGCCACCGTCCACTACACCTTCGGCACCAAGGAGGATCTCTACCGGGCGGTGATGGACCAGATCACCGACGAGCTGGTCGCGCATGTGCAGCGGGCGGCGCCGGAGGACGCGGGCTTCGAGAAGACCTTCAGCGCCCTGGCGGGGGCTTTGTGGGGCACCCTGCGTGAGCCGACGTCACACCAGCAGCTGCTCACTGAACTGACCATGTTCGCCCTGCGTGTGCCCGGGCTCAACGAGGCCCGGCAGAGCCATTACCAGCGGGTCATCGAGGTGACCGCACAGGTGATCGCCGAAACCGCGGACAGGACGGGACAGAAACTGGCCGAGTCCCCGGAAACAGTGGCTCGGTTCTTCCTCTCCGGCTTCGACGGACTCACCATGCAGGTCCTGCTGAGCGCGCC
This window harbors:
- a CDS encoding acyl-CoA dehydrogenase family protein; translated protein: MTFPHLPPEIAELRERTRRFIREVVIDAEPAPGGRLDQTTRDRLQAAAKEAGVFAPLVPTEYGGWGLPIEHWSPILQEAGYSPIGPVALNCMAPDEGTCTCSTRSRP
- a CDS encoding long-chain fatty acid--CoA ligase, which codes for MLEESARTHPDRDAIVLGTTRLTYAQVEAAANQVANLLVDRCIRPGDKVAISCPNVPYFPIVYYGILKAGAVVVPLNILLKSREIAYHLADSGAKAYFCFEGDAGLPMGTEGRAGFDETTGCEHFFLVTAGPEAESPIEGVETMGAALQGTATTFDSIATSGDDPAVLLYTSGTTGQAKGAELSHANLVLNALACNRLLENRPALDTHLVVLPLFHSFGATVQMNAGFSTASTLVLLPRFDARQAVSLMRQEDITFFAGVPTMWWGLLQALTEDVDVARIARNLRVGVSGGASLPAEIIKQVRERLGVRVLEGYGLSETSPVVTFSDPAREPRPGSIGVPIWGVEVKLVTPDWSEVEDDGTGSAIGEIAVKGHNVMKGYHGRPGATADAIRDGWFRTGDLARRDADGFYYVVDRAKDLIIRGGFNVYPREIEEVLMTHPAISLAAVVGVPHESHGEEIKAFVILDRGAEARPDELIAWGREQMAGYKYPRIVEIVQTLPMTSTGKILKRGLT
- a CDS encoding aspartate aminotransferase family protein, whose product is MALESSRSAFERARRSVGGGVGSGLRAAMPPHPLFVREARGAYVWDLDGDRYVDYVMAWGPLVLGHGDPRVVSAVSEVAAKMQVVGTGHPLEYLAAEAVLEAVPHGERLLWSNTGTEAVQVALRLARAATGRRRVLKFAKSYHGWHDTVYAGMSEDDCDRPATPGGPGQSASVLDDLVVARFNDVQLAERLLSESAERDIAAVLVDPVMSNAGVEVPSPQFLSTLRTLCDRHGVVLVFDEVIAGFRIARGGAAEKYGVLPDLSVFGKAMAGGFTQSAVVGRAELVDQVTAGVVHAGTFNANPVALAAVTATMRVLADPSVYELLERTSSEFEALVGGALGSSADFGRFNRVGSLLQYVPAGGATQLHGTSGLWTVILEEMLRQGFLFMPSGKVFISTAHTTADIEATAEALDRLLRRL
- a CDS encoding zinc-binding dehydrogenase — its product is MVGCAVTTGVGAAVNTAGVRPSDTVLVLGCGGVGLNAIQGARLAGARRIIAADISDEKLEQTRVFGATDLINSARENLADRVRQLTDGRGVEIAIEAIGLPRTIESAYEVLARGGTAVVAGQVADGMRISIDPFVMSDQELSLIGSNYGSSKPDTDFPMLIDHYMNSRIDLDSLVTSVIGLQDINEAFDQMKRGIGIRSVITY
- a CDS encoding acyl-CoA dehydrogenase family protein, translated to MHVLNQIATVRQKKRCLAPLAAGDVRSCFGMTEPHPGAGSDPAALRTTAVRADGGWIIDGHKRFTSGAVGAGFCVVMARTPAVDGSPEGATMFLVDMTNPGIRVGEAIHTVDRSIDGGHPHVHLEDCFVADDAVLGEVGLGFRYAQVRLGPARLTHCMRWLGLARRAHDIALDRAARRELFGGPIDSLGLAQHLIAESVIDIETSDAIITKTAALLHSDPKAGSAMSSVAKVHCSEAVFRVVDRAVQICGGDGVCDGLPLAQYLNEVRPFRIYDGSNETHRWAIARRASAGRSAAVQAGERYRGDAVVGRNGGS
- a CDS encoding phytanoyl-CoA dioxygenase family protein yields the protein MTTQKQRQTLTSVETDTPTDEILKLLTRDGGVIVKNFLTKEQMNRFNAEIEPPMQALRPGSTHENEMVAAFHGSNTKRLTNLVTHSATFRNEILEHSLVHEVCDRTFLPESGTYWMTTAQVIEIGPRSQAQMLHRDLENWFPFIGMGPDGPEVTLNFLIALTDFTEENGATRVIPGSNHWSDFEDRGTPEQTVPAIMNAGDALLFSGKTAHGGGANQTSDEYRRAVAFALNPGFLTGEEAYPFLVDREVAKTLSPRVQRILGFRSQYPTGSPGLWQVDYADLGDYLGL
- a CDS encoding class I adenylate-forming enzyme family protein, with amino-acid sequence MARNPDGTALRFFDGALSAQEVDAASDALAAAFEARGTGRGDRVGVYLQNIPQYALVLLALWKLGATALGLNPMYRRQELRRIIDDSGAVGIVCADSDVHETLGTLAGSTVRWVVSTSALDYQSRNDPRVFMTTERHAAAPDGDLVALIGEFEGRSPSPVEPTRDDVAFLTYTSGTTGPPKGAMNTHGNVLSVVATCASWMGVGDGDVVLAVAPLFHITGAVVNATISLLTDTTLVLTGRFHPAVALDAFAEHGVTYTIGSITAYNALYELPQAGPEHFASVKALYSGGAPIPPATVERFQERFGVYLHNGYGMTETTSAVIAVPPGDRAPVHLPSGTLSIGKPLPHLTARVVDPHGDPVPSGEQGELELSGPQVVPGYWGKPEVTRQTMPDGRLRTGDVAVIDEEGWVYLVDRLKDQINVSGYKVWPREVEDALYEHPSVLEAAVVGQPDAYRGETVVAYVSLKAGLHATAEELIAFSRERLAAYKCPREIRFLADLPKTQSGKIRRAELRRIDVAGPIPPSKD